Proteins from a genomic interval of Zingiber officinale cultivar Zhangliang chromosome 2A, Zo_v1.1, whole genome shotgun sequence:
- the LOC122043326 gene encoding putative clathrin assembly protein At2g25430: MAPSIRKALGTVKDQTSIGLAKVSSNMAPELDVAIVKATSHDDEPANEKYLREILNMTSYSRGYVSACIATISRRLGKTRDWVVALKALMLVHRLMVDGDLAFQHEILYATRRGTRLLNMSDFRDEAHSNSWDHSAFVRTYALYLDQRLECIMYERKQGGGSSRSNESGTDRWRSPQRHGDHDPYAYGSYGRSSYSPPRGNRRDGYEERQDGEEKKPPTPLRDMNPERVLGKMYHLQQLLGRLLASRPTGNAKHSRMILVALYPLVRESFQLYADTCEILAVLLDRFFDMEYPDCVKSFEAYASAAKQIDELCNFYAWCKDTGVARYSEYPEVQRITDKLLETLEEFVRDRGRRPKSPPQETIPAPAGDEEPEQDMNSIKALPAPSDYKEEEPEPAVEPINQQPPELPPDLVDLREDGLTADDHSNNLALALFQGPAAANGSWEAFPSSNSDPGVTSAWQNPAAEPGKEDWELVLVETASNLSKQKAAMGGGLDPLLLNGMYDQGLVKQQVNAQANGGSASSVALPVPGRGSAPVLALPAPDGSVQTIGQDPFAASLSIPPPSYVQMAEIEKKQQLLVQEQLVWQQYSKDGMQGQASLVRINNAFMPNPGMPYGMPAGRYYSPTY, encoded by the coding sequence ATGGCACCAAGCATTAGAAAGGCTCTGGGAACAGTGAAGGACCAGACTAGCATTGGCCTGGCTAAGGTTTCAAGCAACATGGCTCCTGAACTCGATGTGGCTATAGTCAAGGCAACCAGTCATGATGATGAACCTGCTAATGAGAAGTACCTACGTGAGATTTTGAACATGACATCCTACTCCAGGGGTTATGTCAGTGCTTGCATTGCTACCATTTCAAGGAGGCTTGGTAAGACTCGTGATTGGGTTGTGGCCCTCAAAGCCCTGATGCTTGTTCATCGCCTTATGGTTGATGGTGATCTTGCATTCCAACATGAGATTCTCTATGCCACCAGGAGAGGAACTCGCCTGTTGAACATGTCTGATTTCCGTGATGAGGCACATTCCAATTCCTGGGATCACTCGGCCTTTGTTCGCACCTATGCTCTCTATTTGGATCAGCGGTTAGAGTGCATAATGTATGAAAGGAAACAAGGTGGTGGCAGCAGCCGCTCAAATGAATCTGGAACCGACCGCTGGAGATCCCCACAACGACATGGTGACCATGATCCTTATGCATATGGGAGTTATGGAAGGTCCTCATACTCGCCCCCTCGGGGTAATAGAAGAGATGGGTATGAAGAACGTCAGGATGGGGAAGAGAAGAAGCCACCAACACCACTGAGAGACATGAACCCAGAGAGGGTGTTGGGCAAGATGTATCATTTACAGCAGCTACTCGGGCGTTTGCTTGCTTCCCGTCCCACAGGCAATGCAAAACATAGCAGGATGATCCTCGTTGCTCTTTACCCTCTCGTACGAGAGAGCTTTCAGCTCTACGCCGATACATGTGAGATACTCGCCGTTCTCCTAGATCGCTTCTTTGACATGGAATATCCTGACTGTGTCAAATCATTTGAGGCATATGCTAGTGCTGCAAAGCAGATAGATGAGCTGTGCAATTTCTATGCCTGGTGCAAGGATACAGGAGTGGCAAGGTATTCAGAGTACCCAGAAGTGCAACGCATTACTGACAAACTTCTGGAGACATTGGAGGAGTTTGTGAGGGATAGAGGGAGGAGGCCAAAGAGCCCTCCACAAGAAACAATCCCTGCACCTGCAGGGGATGAAGAACCAGAGCAGGACATGAACAGCATCAAAGCTCTTCCTGCACCATCTGACTACAAGGAAGAGGAGCCGGAGCCAGCAGTGGAGCCAATCAATCAGCAGCCTCCGGAATTACCACCTGACCTGGTGGATCTAAGAGAGGATGGTTTGACAGCTGACGACCACTCTAATAATCTTGCATTGGCCCTTTTCCAGGGGCCAGCAGCCGCAAATGGTTCATGGGAAGCATTCCCTTCATCAAATAGTGACCCTGGAGTGACCTCCGCCTGGCAGAATCCTGCAGCAGAACCCGGAAAAGAAGACTGGGAGCTTGTCCTTGTGGAGACTGCCAGCAATCTATCAAAGCAAAAGGCTGCAATGGGCGGAGGGTTGGATCCATTACTACTGAATGGCATGTATGATCAAGGTCTAGTGAAGCAGCAAGTTAATGCCCAGGCGAACGGAGGGAGCGCGAGCAGTGTAGCCTTGCCAGTCCCCGGACGAGGCTCCGCACCTGTGCTCGCCCTTCCTGCGCCTGATGGTTCTGTGCAGACAATTGGGCAGGACCCTTTCGCGGCATCCCTCAGTATCCCGCCACCTTCCTATGTTCAAATGGCAGAGATAGAGAAGAAACAGCAGCTGCTAGTCCAGGAGCAGCTCGTATGGCAGCAGTACTCGAAGGATGGTATGCAGGGTCAGGCCAGCTTGGTCAGGATCAACAACGCCTTCATGCCCAACCCCGGGATGCCCTATGGCATGCCGGCAGGCCGGTACTACTCTCCTACCTATTGA